Below is a window of Camelina sativa cultivar DH55 chromosome 11, Cs, whole genome shotgun sequence DNA.
CAAGCAAGCAATGTAACCTTAGGTAATAAGGGAACTCATCGAAAGTGACACTACTCTGTCTGCCATCAACAATCTGCCTAACCAACTCTTGCTCAATCTTTTCTCCGGTAAGTCCATCCTCCGCAGAAATCGACCCGTTTGCCCATTTACCCAAACTTTGACCTGACGCTAGCCCAATGCCTAACCCAACTCCAACTCCTAAAGCTGAAAACAACACGCTCTTCTGCTCCATTTCTGACGAACAAATCTTGGATTAGCATTCCCCACAAGGGaagaataatcaaatataaacaaaacaatggatgtttttgtgtgtttcttgtcAAATATATAACctgtttacttttgttttgctctcaagtttttttttggaggtaAATAAGATTTTGGTGGACGACGGAGAAGACATATAGGTTTGTTTGAGTGGTGTTGGACGATTGTCCTCTATTTTTAGCAATGCTTCCATTAAACTCTTATGGTCGTTAATATCTTTGCCGCGAACATAACAAACCATTtagaaaaattctaaataatctttttaaaaataaaaataaatttaattgtggcacaaaaaaaaaaaaagaagaggatattgaatttcttttaaatataaacgACAATCTTTAGGTAGGCagtgaatttaattttaatttttgaattgtttttacacaattatattgatttttaaaaatagttttcaataatttggttttgatatttagattttacaatgataAAAGCAAtaattttggttctgttttgttttgattttaaatcCACCCNNNNNNNNNNNNNNNNNNNNNNNNNNNNNNNNNNNNNNNNNNNNNNNNNNNNNNNNNNNNNNNNNNNNNNNNNNNNNNNNNNNNNNNNNNNNNNNNNNNNNNNNNNNNNNNNNNNNNNNNNNNNNNNNNNNNNNNNNNNNNNNNNNNNNNNNNNNNNNNNNNNNNNNNNNNNNNNNNNNNNNNNNNNNNNNNNNNNNNNNNNNNNNNNNNNNNNNNNNNNNNNNNNNNNNNNNNNNNNNNNNNNNNNNNNNNNNNNNNNNNNNNNNNNNNNNNNNNNNNNNNNNNNNNNNNNNNNNNNNNNNNNNNNNNNNNNNNNNNNNNNNNNNNNNNNNNNNNNNNNNNNNNNNNNNNNNNNNNNNNNNNNNNNNNNNNNNNNNNNNNNNNNNNNNNNNNNNNNNNNNNNNNNNNNNNNNNNNNNNNNNNNNNNNNNNNtgaaattaattaaattcgttgattaaaaaataaataaagaagctagttttggaattaaaaaaaaaaattataagattttcgacaaaaaaaaaaatataagataaaaaataaataaagaaggaTTCGTTaccctattattattattatctcccCAGACATTGTTCCGAGTGAGAGTATTCATTCTCCGGCGCCGAGAAAAGATGGCTTCTTCCACTACCAACAGTCTCGCTCTTCGCGCTTCAGTCCTCGTAAACCCAAGATTACCTCCAATCCTCCTCCGTCCACGTGTCTCCCTTCCCCGTAAACCctccttcaatctctccctccaaaaccctaaaaccatcATCTCCTCCGCCGTTACTTCCGCTCCTTCTCCGGTACTCTCAACCGATAAAGCCCCTTCTCAATTCCACTTCTCCGACTCGACTAGGTCAATCACCACACTCGCCGTTCTAGCCGGCGTCGTGACCAAATCCCTAATTCAGAAGCTCTCCGTCGCAATGGTTCACCTGTCTCCACAGATTCAGTCATCTTTCCGAGCTGCGAGTCCGTTGTTCTTCGCGTCGCTACGTGATCGTCCCGCCGGGTATCTCAACACGCCACTGACTGTAGTTGCGGCTGGGTTATCTAAATGGCTCGATATCTACAGCGGTGTTCTGATGGTCAGAGTCTTGCTCAGTTGGTTCCCTAACATCCCATGGGATCGTCAGCCTTTGTCTGCCATTAGGGATCTGTGTGATCCTTATCTTAATCTCTTCAGGAACATTATCCCTCCGGTCTTTGATACGCTTGACGTTAGCCCTTTGCTTGCTTTCGCCGTTTTGGGAACTTTGGGTTCGATTCTCAACAACAGCAGAGGATAGTTTGAAAGCACTACTCTGCTCTCTGCTTTGATGCAAAGCTTATGATGGATTGTATCAAGTTCTGATCTTTCTGGTTATCTTTGGCATTTATATTGTCTATAACTAATAGCATTTGGAGATATATGGTAACGATGTATTAGACTCTaaagtttgagtcttttcttctgttctgTGGTGTATAATGTAAATGTACGAATTTGGTTTCAATAATAGACTTGGAAGTTTCGTGGATATACGAAAAGCTTGGGGATTGTTGTTTCAGTTTGTATCGACACAAGTAGATTGTAGTGTAAGACTGTTTACAGCTGAAGATTTTATCAACATACAGGAGATGATCATGTGAAGCTGTGAACCCTCCTGGTCGTTGTGTTAGGTTTAAGGCGCAAGTCGTGAAACTGTTTCGATgtgaaaacaaagttgaaaCTTTGAGAGACACAGAGTAATCCACTTTTCCTAAAgcattctctttcttttttgacatgAGAAGTTGGTTCAGTTCAAAAGATAAACAGGTTCGTAGAGATAacagaaacataaaccaaaaagacTACACAGTTTCACTACTTCCTGCAGCCTCAAAAGCCAAATACTGATAAGAAAGGTACATGAATCCTTCAATCTATTACAATGGGCAGATCTTTTGTAGACCCATTTTCATTTACAACCGAATCGTAGCTCGGGGTAGCAGCAGGGTTTAGCTCAAAAGACCCAGCTGGGATTCCCTCTTTCTCATCTCCGCTCAATTTAACCGATGCCACTTTATGAGAAAACTTCTGCATTTCCCCCGGTGAGACTATGATCTTGATCGGTCCATTCTGCTCAGCACGGTTAAAAACCGATGCAAATCCTTCAACTCTCCCCATATAGGCCACTGCAATGCCTGAAAGATCGTCANGCCCCTTCTCAATTCCACTTCTCCGACTCGACTAGGTCAATCACCACACTCGCCGTTCTAGCCGGCGTCGTGACCAAATCCCTAATTCAGAAGCTCTCCGTCGCAATGGTTCACCTGTCTCCACAGATTCAGTCATCTTTCCGAGCTGCGAGTCCGTTGTTCTTCGCGTCGCTACGTGATCGTCCCGCCGGGTATCTCAACACGCCACTGACTGTAGTTGCGGCTGGGTTATCTAAATGGCTCGATATCTACAGCGGTGTTCTGATGGTCAGAGTCTTGCTCAGTTGGTTCCCTAACATCCCATGGGATCGTCAGCCTTTGTCTGCCATTAGGGATCTGTGTGATCCTTATCTTAATCTCTTCAGGAACATTATCCCTCCGGTCTTTGATACGCTTGACGTTAGCCCTTTGCTTGCTTTCGCCGTTTTGGGAACTTTGGGTTCGATTCTCAACAACAGCAGAGGATAGTTTGAAAGCACTACTCTGCTCTCTGCTTTGATGCAAAGCTTATGATGGATTGTATCAAGTTCTGATCTTTCTGGTTATCTTTGGCATTTATATTGTCTATAACTAATAGCATTTGGAGATATATGGTAACGATGTATTAGACTCTaaagtttgagtcttttcttctgttctgTGGTGTATAATGTAAATGTACGAATTTGGTTTCAATAATAGACTTGGAAGTTTCGTGGATATACGAAAAGCTTGGGGATTGTTGTTTCAGTTTGTATCGACACAAGTAGATTGTAGTGTAAGACTGTTTACAGCTGAAGATTTTATCAACATACAGGAGATGATCATGTGAAGCTGTGAACCCTCCTGGTCGTTGTGTTAGGTTTAAGGCGCAAGTCGTGAAACTGTTTCGATgtgaaaacaaagttgaaaCTTTGAGAGACACAGAGTAATCCACTTTTCCTAAAgcattctctttcttttttgacatgAGAAGTTGGTTCAGTTCAAAAGATAAACAGGTTCGTAGAGATAacagaaacataaaccaaaaagacTACACAGTTTCACTACTTCCTGCAGCCTCAAAAGCCAAATACTGATAAGAAAGGTACATGAATCCTTCAATCTATTACAATGGGCAGATCTTTTGTAGACCCATTTTCATTTACAACCGAATCGTAGCTCGGGGTAGCAGCAGGGTTTAGCTCAAAAGACCCAGCTGGGATTCCCTCTTTCTCATCTCCGCTCAATTTAACCGATGCCACTTTATGAGAAAACTTCTGCATTTCCCCCGGTGAGACTATGATCTTGATCGGTCCATTCTGCTCAGCACGGTTAAAAACCGATGCAAATCCTTCAACTCTCCCCATATAGGCCACTGCAATGCCTGAAAGATCGTCAAACTCGGAGATGACTTCCACATAGTCGTATCTATAAGGAGGTTCATGCAGATCCGGGTGACTGTTCCAACTCGCATTCCAATCTCTGAAAAGAGCCCATGTTTCACCTTTTCTTGGGTTCACAATGACATTGTTGGCACATACGATGTGATCCATCTCATGAACAAACATCAAGTGGCTCTTGATCTCTGTATCTCCATATTCGAATCTCCCACAACCACTAAGAATAGCTTTCTCATCTTTTGTAGTTTTGACATGTTCAAGTAGTGTCACCTCCAAACTCAATTGGGAGTCAAAGATTCTTCTGACCTGAGCATAGATCCTGGGCATATCATCTCTGGGGTCATATAAAGCCCATACTTGATCAACAGCAAAAGAGCTCATTGACTTGCTAAAATCATTGATCCTTCTATCAGGACAAGTTAACAATTTAGGATCCTCATAGCTTTTATCTGTGCAGACAATTTCTTCAATGTCTCCATCACTTGCTTCctgaggtttttgtttttttgcttggCGAGTAAGAGAAGCAGCATCACTATCATTCTTTGCCAACAAGGACGGCCCAAGTTCAAGGTTTGATCTCTTTCGAGACTCTGCTTCTACAAGTTGTTGGTTTGATCTTTCTTTCAATTCCATCTGCTGCAACTCCAGTTCCAGTGACTCTTCCTTCATCCCAAGACCTTTTCTCTTCAGTTCGTTGTCCTCTCTCAACttattagcttcttctttcagTTTCAGCTCAAAAGTCTCCTCCTTTCTTTTCAACTCAGCAGTCTTCTCTTTGATAGCTTCCTCAAGTGAGttaagcttcttctctcttgcttcACTCTCAAGGTTTGATCTCTTTCGAGACTCTGCGTCTataagttgttgttttgatttttcttctaagTACATCTGCTTCAACTCAACctctttcaacattttttccAGTGCCTTCTCCTTAATCTCAAGACCATTCCTCCTCAGTTCAGTCTCTTCTCTCAATTTGTCAGCTTCTTCTTTCAGTTTCAGCTCAAAAGTCTCCTCCTTTCTTTTCAACTCAGCAGTCTTCTCTTTGATAGCTTCCTCAAGTGCCTTAAGTTCCTTCTCCCTTGCTTCACTCTCAAGGTTTGATCTCTTTCGAGACTCTGCGTCTataagttgttgttttgatttttcttttaagtccaTCTGCTTCAACTCAACctctttcaacattttttccAGTGCCTTCTCCTTAATCTCAAGACCATTCCTCCTCAGTTCACTCTCCTCTCTCAGTTtatcagcttcttctttcaGTTTCAGCTCAAAAGTCTCCTCCTTTCTTTTCAGCTCAGCAGTCTTTTCTGTGATAGCTTCCTCAAGTGCCTTAAGCTTCTTCTCCCTTGCCTCACTTTCCTTGTTCTGCCTCTCAGTCTCATCCCTTTGTTTCAGATCAAAATCCATCTTTGCCTTCTCTAACTCACTCAACTTCTCAAGAATAAACTCAGACATCTGGCGAGCCTCCTCTTTCTTCCCTTCAAACTCACTCATCATATCTTCAAGTTCCTTTGTGGTAGAATCGAGAAGCAAACCAAGCTTATTATTC
It encodes the following:
- the LOC104722113 gene encoding ylmG homolog protein 1-2, chloroplastic, producing the protein MASSTTNSLALRASVLVNPRLPPILLRPRVSLPRKPSFNLSLQNPKTIISSAVTSAPSPVLSTDKAPSQFHFSDSTRSITTLAVLAGVVTKSLIQKLSVAMVHLSPQIQSSFRAASPLFFASLRDRPAGYLNTPLTVVAAGLSKWLDIYSGVLMVRVLLSWFPNIPWDRQPLSAIRDLCDPYLNLFRNIIPPVFDTLDVSPLLAFAVLGTLGSILNNSRG
- the LOC104722112 gene encoding ylmG homolog protein 1-2, chloroplastic-like (The sequence of the model RefSeq protein was modified relative to this genomic sequence to represent the inferred CDS: added 198 bases not found in genome assembly) gives rise to the protein MASSTTNSLTLRASVLVNPRLPPILLRPRVSFPRKPSFNLSLQNPRTIVSSAVTSSPSPVLSTDKTPSQFHFSDSTRSITTLAVLAGVVTKSLIQKLSVAMVHLSPQIQSSFRAASPLFFASLRDRPAGYLNTPLTVVAAGLSKWLDIYSGVLMVRVLLSWFPNIPWDRQPLSAIRDLCDPYLNLFRNIIPPVFDTLDVSPLLAFAVLGTLGSILNNSRG
- the LOC104722111 gene encoding trichohyalin-like, producing MEMSTPMYNKTRSFLCLPPFLLSTARSHSSFPKFLSLQSKVYIVSSKILFFFLDKLKGLDRSFKKRVLLFSGGNTPEKKPPPASTKDQTLERVYGSDSDNLVMTGDSVESDVSEQNSEGCFETLDQIEEKASSIFEFSLHFVDVSDSLEEEEEERLRVVEAREKKLCSLEDSVSRRASVLEEKEIDFDLRQVIEATIVMLVLEKQSEEAENNKLGLLLDSTTKELEDMMSEFEGKKEEARQMSEFILEKLSELEKAKMDFDLKQRDETERQNKESEAREKKLKALEEAITEKTAELKRKEETFELKLKEEADKLREESELRRNGLEIKEKALEKMLKEVELKQMDLKEKSKQQLIDAESRKRSNLESEAREKELKALEEAIKEKTAELKRKEETFELKLKEEADKLREETELRRNGLEIKEKALEKMLKEVELKQMYLEEKSKQQLIDAESRKRSNLESEAREKKLNSLEEAIKEKTAELKRKEETFELKLKEEANKLREDNELKRKGLGMKEESLELELQQMELKERSNQQLVEAESRKRSNLELGPSLLAKNDSDAASLTRQAKKQKPQEASDGDIEEIVCTDKSYEDPKLLTCPDRRINDFSKSMSSFAVDQVWALYDPRDDMPRIYAQVRRIFDSQLSLEVTLLEHVKTTKDEKAILSGCGRFEYGDTEIKSHLMFVHEMDHIVCANNVIVNPRKGETWALFRDWNASWNSHPDLHEPPYRYDYVEVISEFDDLSGIAVAYMGRVEGFASVFNRAEQNGPIKIIVSPGEMQKFSHKVASVKLSGDEKEGIPAGSFELNPAATPSYDSVVNENGSTKDLPIVID